In Gammaproteobacteria bacterium, one DNA window encodes the following:
- a CDS encoding DUF4115 domain-containing protein — protein MMNTTDEKNGGNQRFSENAQAVPTVQENVAMAAEQTTLTDQHEEDFNAPASGADHHRGQLQTNNNYNSMSMPFDNPPAKTEFNNIDAASVVQSVGHLLRNARMAKGMSIDEVSRQLRLSVPQIEAIEKEDFERIPGRTFLRGFIRNYAHLVQLDPAPLLQMLPASTRVVSTYERTPFKNKQISFSSNREAPGNHSLIIAVILLVIVLGAYFLFENGGWNKNYDSNTTSEETKNEPATTSVASVEIQLPLPAVVKNSTDAPVNKSSEEATHTARNPENAETAADVKTTTVVVDIKPVIEKTEKTEKIEKTEKAEKAEKAEKAEKTEKTEKTEKTEKTEKVEKKADTAKNIGHLYFKFTADSWVKVVDGAGTSVFEQLKKGGSEQMVTGKRPLSIVIGNASGVNLTYNDKEIDISSYKKQGGTARFTLE, from the coding sequence ATGATGAATACAACCGATGAGAAAAACGGCGGCAATCAGCGATTTTCCGAAAACGCTCAGGCCGTGCCGACGGTGCAAGAAAATGTCGCTATGGCCGCAGAGCAGACCACTTTAACTGATCAGCATGAAGAGGATTTCAATGCGCCGGCGTCCGGCGCTGATCATCACCGCGGACAACTTCAAACCAATAATAATTACAACAGCATGAGTATGCCGTTTGATAATCCGCCGGCAAAAACCGAATTCAACAACATTGATGCGGCGAGCGTTGTGCAGAGTGTCGGCCATTTATTGCGCAACGCGCGAATGGCCAAAGGCATGAGTATCGATGAGGTATCGCGGCAATTGCGCCTTTCCGTGCCGCAAATCGAGGCGATTGAAAAAGAAGATTTTGAGCGAATACCCGGACGTACGTTTTTACGTGGTTTTATTCGCAATTATGCCCATCTGGTGCAATTGGATCCGGCTCCGTTGCTGCAAATGCTTCCGGCATCGACACGGGTAGTATCAACCTATGAACGTACCCCGTTCAAGAACAAACAAATATCGTTTTCCTCGAACCGCGAGGCTCCGGGGAATCATTCGTTGATTATCGCTGTCATTTTGCTTGTAATCGTGTTAGGTGCATATTTTCTATTTGAAAACGGCGGTTGGAATAAGAATTACGATTCCAATACCACAAGTGAAGAAACAAAAAATGAACCTGCAACAACATCTGTGGCGTCGGTGGAGATTCAATTGCCTTTGCCGGCGGTTGTTAAGAATTCAACCGATGCACCAGTGAATAAATCATCTGAGGAGGCCACCCACACGGCACGTAATCCGGAAAATGCTGAAACAGCGGCGGACGTAAAAACAACTACCGTAGTAGTCGACATTAAGCCTGTTATAGAGAAAACTGAGAAAACCGAAAAAATAGAGAAGACTGAAAAAGCCGAAAAAGCCGAAAAAGCCGAAAAAGCCGAAAAAACCGAAAAAACCGAAAAAACCGAAAAAACCGAAAAAACCGAGAAAGTAGAGAAGAAAGCGGATACGGCGAAAAACATAGGCCATTTATATTTCAAATTTACTGCCGACTCCTGGGTCAAAGTTGTTGACGGCGCCGGTACTTCCGTATTCGAACAGCTCAAGAAGGGCGGCAGCGAGCAGATGGTCACCGGCAAGCGGCCATTGTCGATCGTGATAGGCAATGCATCGGGTGTCAATCTCACCTATAATGACAAGGAAATCGACATTTCGTCCTATAAAAAACAAGGTGGAACCGCGCGTTTCACGCTCGAATAA
- the ispG gene encoding flavodoxin-dependent (E)-4-hydroxy-3-methylbut-2-enyl-diphosphate synthase has protein sequence MSDNSSSINRRPSVGVRVGPIMVGGGAPIVVQSMTNTDTVDEVATTEQVAQLARAGSELVRITVNSMEAAKAVAGIRARLDDMGCHVPLVGDFHFNGHKLLTSYPECAQALDKLRINPGNVGHGKKRDEQFSTLIEIACKYDKPVRIGVNWGSLDPEMLARIMDENAASSDPQDAKYVMREALITSALESAAKAEEIGLPRSKIVLSCKVSGVQDLIMVYRELAERCNYALHLGLTEAGMGSKGIVASTAALAVLLQEGIGDTIRISLTPEPGGTRSREVIVAQEILQTMGLRAFVPLVAACPGCGRTTSTYFQELAESIQAYVRDEMVVWREQYDGVENMTLAVMGCVVNGPGESKHANIGISLPGSGETPVAPVFVDGQKTVTLKGDNIANEFRAIVDRYVSEKYPRKAV, from the coding sequence ATGTCTGACAATAGTTCTTCAATAAATCGCCGGCCCAGTGTGGGCGTCCGGGTTGGCCCAATTATGGTGGGCGGTGGCGCACCGATCGTAGTGCAATCCATGACCAACACCGATACGGTGGATGAGGTTGCCACAACCGAACAAGTGGCGCAATTGGCGCGCGCCGGCTCCGAGCTGGTGCGTATAACCGTCAATTCGATGGAAGCGGCGAAAGCGGTAGCGGGAATTCGCGCGCGTCTGGATGATATGGGTTGCCACGTGCCGTTAGTGGGCGATTTTCATTTCAACGGTCACAAGTTGTTGACCAGTTACCCGGAATGCGCACAAGCACTGGATAAATTGCGGATTAATCCGGGTAATGTCGGGCATGGCAAGAAACGCGACGAACAATTCAGCACGCTGATCGAAATTGCCTGCAAGTACGACAAGCCGGTACGCATCGGTGTCAACTGGGGAAGTCTGGATCCGGAAATGCTGGCGCGCATCATGGATGAGAATGCGGCTTCCAGTGATCCGCAAGACGCCAAATACGTCATGCGCGAGGCGTTGATTACGTCGGCGCTGGAGAGTGCGGCCAAGGCGGAGGAAATCGGTCTGCCACGCAGCAAGATTGTATTGTCCTGCAAAGTGAGCGGCGTGCAGGATTTGATTATGGTGTACCGGGAACTGGCCGAGCGTTGCAATTATGCGCTACACCTAGGCCTGACCGAAGCGGGCATGGGCTCCAAAGGGATTGTGGCATCGACGGCGGCATTGGCCGTGCTGCTGCAGGAAGGTATCGGCGATACCATCCGCATCTCGCTAACACCGGAACCGGGTGGAACGCGTTCGCGCGAAGTGATCGTCGCGCAGGAAATTCTGCAAACTATGGGATTGCGCGCGTTTGTTCCGTTGGTAGCCGCTTGCCCGGGGTGCGGACGCACCACCAGCACGTATTTTCAGGAGCTGGCGGAAAGCATTCAAGCGTATGTGCGCGACGAAATGGTGGTGTGGCGCGAGCAATACGATGGCGTGGAAAATATGACGCTGGCGGTCATGGGGTGTGTGGTGAACGGCCCGGGTGAAAGCAAGCATGCCAATATCGGCATCAGCCTGCCCGGTTCCGGCGAGACCCCGGTTGCGCCGGTATTCGTCGACGGTCAAAAAACAGTGACTTTGAAAGGCGATAATATCGCCAACGAATTCCGCGCGATTGTCGATCGCTATGTCAGCGAAAAGTATCCGAGAAAAGCTGTCTGA
- the pilW gene encoding type IV pilus biogenesis/stability protein PilW produces MKKNWLLLLFALPPVLLGLSGCVQQAVNSGMPVQTGSDRALQSAKIHTELAAEYYYRGQLDVAIEEVNEALKAQSNYALAYNVLGLINMTLNENSKALENFERAVRLAPRNSEIRNNYGWFLCQRFSQRMDQAIEHFMTAAKDPLYATPEMSYANAGICETKRQNYTEARLLFQKALSLQSNYSPAIIGLIDIDFQRGNLAEAKSKLAQFSQNNPPTAESLLMAIKIEQAMGNQLAVDSYIFQLQKHFPESKETAMIREGAVK; encoded by the coding sequence GTGAAAAAAAATTGGTTGCTGCTGCTTTTTGCACTGCCGCCGGTCTTATTAGGATTGAGCGGGTGCGTGCAGCAAGCCGTGAACAGTGGCATGCCGGTTCAGACTGGATCGGATCGGGCGCTGCAAAGCGCTAAAATCCATACCGAACTGGCGGCCGAATATTATTATCGCGGGCAACTTGATGTCGCCATCGAAGAAGTCAATGAAGCCTTGAAAGCTCAATCCAATTACGCGCTGGCTTACAATGTGCTGGGGTTGATTAATATGACTTTGAATGAAAACAGCAAAGCGCTGGAGAATTTTGAGCGCGCCGTCCGCTTGGCGCCGAGAAATTCCGAAATCCGCAATAACTATGGCTGGTTTTTATGTCAGCGCTTTTCCCAACGCATGGATCAAGCGATTGAACATTTCATGACGGCGGCCAAGGATCCACTCTATGCCACACCGGAAATGTCTTATGCCAACGCCGGGATTTGCGAGACAAAACGCCAGAATTACACGGAAGCAAGGCTTTTGTTTCAGAAAGCATTATCCCTTCAGTCTAACTATTCGCCAGCGATAATCGGATTGATCGATATTGATTTTCAGCGCGGTAATTTAGCGGAAGCAAAATCCAAGCTGGCGCAGTTTTCGCAGAATAACCCCCCCACTGCGGAAAGTCTGTTGATGGCGATAAAAATTGAGCAGGCAATGGGGAATCAATTGGCCGTTGACAGCTATATTTTTCAGTTGCAGAAACATTTTCCTGAGTCCAAAGAAACAGCCATGATTCGAGAAGGAGCGGTGAAATGA